A DNA window from Acinetobacter sp. 10FS3-1 contains the following coding sequences:
- the atpE gene encoding F0F1 ATP synthase subunit C, whose product MELTLGLVAIASAILIAFGALGTAIGFGLLGGRFLEAVARQPELAPQLQTRMFLIAGLLDAVPMIGVGIGLFFIFANPFVG is encoded by the coding sequence ATGGAACTCACTTTAGGTCTAGTTGCAATTGCATCTGCTATTTTGATCGCTTTCGGTGCTTTAGGTACTGCGATTGGTTTTGGTCTTCTAGGCGGCCGCTTCCTTGAAGCAGTAGCTCGTCAACCAGAATTGGCTCCACAGCTTCAAACTCGTATGTTCTTAATCGCGGGTCTTCTTGATGCTGTACCTATGATCGGTGTTGGTATTGGCTTGTTCTTCATCTTCGCTAATCCATTTGTAGGTTAA
- the atpB gene encoding F0F1 ATP synthase subunit A — MAAEEHALTSTEYIKHHLTNMTYGKMPDGTWKLAESGAEAQQMGFTAIHLDSMGWSIGLGLIFCLLFWVVAKAANSGVPTKFQSAIEMIIEFVDSSVRDTFHGKSRLIAPLALTIFVWIFLMNLMDLIPVDFIPYTAQQLIGSMLGVDPHQVYFKIVPTTDPNVTLGMSISVFFLILFYSIREKGIGGFVGELALNPFNPKNPVAKVLLIPFNLLLELTTFLARPVSLALRLFGNMYAGELIFILIALLPFWIQWALSVPWAIFHILIITLQAFIFMMLTIVYLSMASEKH; from the coding sequence ATGGCTGCTGAAGAACATGCCCTTACTTCGACCGAGTATATCAAGCATCACTTGACCAATATGACCTACGGCAAAATGCCGGACGGTACATGGAAGTTGGCCGAGAGCGGTGCTGAAGCTCAACAGATGGGGTTCACTGCTATTCACTTGGATTCAATGGGTTGGTCTATCGGGCTGGGTCTGATTTTCTGTTTGCTGTTCTGGGTCGTGGCGAAAGCTGCAAACTCTGGTGTTCCGACCAAGTTCCAGTCTGCAATTGAAATGATTATCGAGTTTGTAGATTCAAGTGTACGTGACACCTTCCACGGTAAGTCACGTCTGATTGCACCATTGGCATTAACTATTTTCGTGTGGATTTTCCTCATGAACTTGATGGACTTAATCCCTGTTGACTTTATTCCTTATACAGCTCAGCAGTTGATTGGTTCGATGCTTGGTGTAGATCCTCATCAAGTTTACTTTAAGATTGTTCCGACTACAGATCCAAACGTTACCTTAGGTATGTCAATTTCTGTATTCTTCCTGATCTTATTCTACAGTATCCGCGAAAAGGGTATTGGAGGCTTTGTTGGTGAGTTGGCACTGAATCCGTTCAATCCAAAGAATCCAGTTGCTAAAGTGCTTTTAATTCCATTCAACTTGTTGCTGGAATTAACCACTTTCTTGGCGAGACCAGTTTCATTGGCTCTACGACTGTTCGGTAACATGTATGCGGGTGAGTTGATCTTCATCTTGATCGCATTATTACCGTTCTGGATCCAGTGGGCATTGTCTGTGCCTTGGGCGATTTTCCATATTCTGATTATCACCCTGCAAGCATTTATCTTTATGATGCTAACCATTGTTTATCTAAGCATGGCAAGCGAAAAGCATTAA
- the atpG gene encoding F0F1 ATP synthase subunit gamma has translation MANLKEIRAKVASIKSTQKITRAMQMVAASKMRRAQERMAQGRPYAENMHRVIAHLVQANPEYKHRYMVDRPVKRVGYIIVSSDRGLAGGLNINLFKKVVKHVQQQQEQSIEVQFALIGQKAVSFFKNYGGKVLGATTNVGDTPSLEQLSGSVQVMLDAYDKGELDRIYLVSNGFVNAMTQNQKIEQLVPLAAAEEDKNLNRQYGWDYIYEPEAEELLNGLLVRYIESVVYQGVIENIACEQSARMVAMKAATDNAGEIIKSLQLIYNKLRQAAITQEISEIVGGAAAV, from the coding sequence ATGGCAAATTTAAAAGAAATTCGCGCCAAAGTAGCTAGTATCAAGAGCACGCAGAAAATTACTCGCGCGATGCAAATGGTAGCAGCTTCTAAGATGCGTCGTGCGCAAGAGCGCATGGCTCAAGGCCGTCCGTATGCCGAAAATATGCACCGTGTAATTGCTCACTTGGTTCAAGCGAATCCTGAATACAAACACCGTTATATGGTAGACCGCCCGGTTAAGCGCGTTGGCTATATCATTGTGTCTTCAGATCGTGGCCTGGCTGGTGGTTTGAACATTAACCTGTTCAAGAAAGTGGTTAAACACGTCCAGCAGCAACAAGAGCAGTCAATTGAAGTTCAATTTGCTTTAATTGGTCAAAAAGCGGTTTCTTTTTTTAAAAACTACGGCGGTAAAGTGCTGGGTGCGACTACAAACGTAGGCGATACACCGAGTCTTGAGCAGTTATCTGGTTCTGTACAGGTGATGTTGGATGCTTATGATAAAGGCGAGTTAGATCGTATTTATCTGGTATCAAACGGCTTTGTCAATGCCATGACTCAAAATCAAAAGATCGAACAACTTGTTCCTTTGGCAGCTGCTGAAGAAGACAAGAATCTTAACCGTCAATACGGTTGGGACTATATCTACGAACCTGAAGCTGAAGAGCTTTTAAATGGTTTGTTGGTTCGCTATATCGAGTCTGTGGTGTATCAAGGTGTGATTGAAAACATCGCATGTGAGCAGTCTGCACGTATGGTCGCTATGAAAGCAGCGACAGACAACGCAGGCGAGATCATTAAGAGCCTGCAACTTATTTATAACAAGCTGCGTCAAGCCGCGATTACTCAGGAAATTTCTGAGATCGTTGGTGGTGCCGCTGCCGTTTAA
- the atpD gene encoding F0F1 ATP synthase subunit beta, with amino-acid sequence MNSGRIIQIIGAVIDVEFERNSVPKIYDALQVDGTETTLEVQQQLGDGVVRTIAMGSTEGLKRGLNVTNTNAPISVPVGTATLGRIMDVLGRPIDEAGPVATEERLPIHRQAPSYAEQAASTDLLETGIKVIDLLCPFAKGGKVGLFGGAGVGKTVNMMELINNIAKAHSGLSVFAGVGERTREGNDFYHEMKDSNVLDKVAMVYGQMNEPPGNRLRVALTGLTMAEYFRDEKDENGKGRDVLLFVDNIYRYTLAGTEVSALLGRMPSAVGYQPTLAEEMGVLQERITSTKSGSITSIQAVYVPADDLTDPSPATTFAHLDATVVLSRDIASSGIYPAIDPLDSTSRQLDPLVVGQEHYEIARSVQNVLQRYKELKDIIAILGMDELSEEDKLTVYRARKIQRFFSQPFHVAEVFTGAPGKLVPLKETIRGFKGLLAGEYDHIPEQAFYMVGGIDEVIAKAEKL; translated from the coding sequence ATGAATAGCGGTCGTATCATTCAGATCATCGGCGCGGTTATCGACGTCGAGTTTGAACGCAACAGCGTTCCTAAGATCTATGACGCTCTCCAAGTAGATGGTACTGAAACTACTTTAGAAGTTCAGCAACAGCTTGGTGATGGCGTAGTTCGTACTATTGCAATGGGTTCTACTGAAGGCCTTAAGCGTGGTTTGAACGTAACGAATACTAACGCGCCGATTTCTGTACCAGTAGGTACAGCAACTCTAGGCCGTATCATGGACGTTCTTGGTCGCCCAATCGACGAAGCTGGTCCGGTTGCGACTGAAGAGCGTTTACCAATTCACCGTCAAGCGCCTTCTTATGCAGAACAAGCAGCTTCTACTGACCTTTTAGAAACTGGTATTAAAGTCATCGACTTGCTATGCCCGTTCGCGAAAGGTGGTAAAGTTGGTCTGTTCGGTGGTGCCGGTGTTGGTAAAACTGTAAACATGATGGAACTGATCAACAACATCGCGAAAGCACACTCAGGTTTATCTGTGTTTGCTGGTGTTGGTGAGCGTACTCGTGAAGGTAACGACTTCTATCACGAAATGAAAGATTCTAACGTTCTAGACAAAGTAGCAATGGTCTACGGTCAGATGAACGAGCCACCAGGTAACCGTTTACGCGTAGCGTTGACTGGTTTGACCATGGCTGAATATTTCCGTGACGAGAAAGACGAAAACGGTAAAGGTCGTGACGTACTCTTGTTCGTAGATAACATCTATCGTTATACACTAGCGGGTACTGAAGTATCAGCACTTCTAGGCCGTATGCCATCTGCAGTAGGTTATCAGCCTACTCTTGCAGAAGAGATGGGTGTTCTTCAGGAACGTATTACATCGACTAAGTCTGGTTCGATTACGTCAATCCAAGCGGTATACGTACCTGCCGATGACTTGACTGACCCGTCGCCTGCGACAACGTTTGCTCACTTGGACGCAACTGTTGTATTGAGCCGTGACATCGCATCTTCTGGTATTTATCCAGCGATCGATCCACTAGACTCAACTTCACGTCAGTTAGATCCACTGGTCGTTGGTCAAGAGCACTACGAGATTGCTCGTTCAGTTCAAAACGTTTTACAACGTTATAAAGAATTGAAAGACATCATCGCGATTCTTGGTATGGACGAATTGTCAGAAGAAGACAAACTTACTGTATACCGTGCACGTAAGATCCAGCGTTTCTTCTCGCAACCGTTCCACGTAGCTGAAGTATTTACTGGCGCGCCTGGTAAACTTGTACCGCTTAAAGAAACGATTCGTGGCTTTAAAGGTCTTCTAGCTGGTGAATACGATCACATTCCAGAACAAGCGTTCTATATGGTTGGTGGTATTGACGAAGTGATTGCTAAAGCCGAGAAACTTTAA
- the adhP gene encoding alcohol dehydrogenase AdhP gives MKTTMKAAVVTEFNQPLQIQEVEIPKIAPGKVLMKIIATGVCHTDLHAVHGDWPVKPTLPFIPGHEGVGEVVEVGAGIEHLKVGDIVGVPWLYSACGHCDHCYAGWETLCKQQQNSGYSVNGSFAEYCLADGNYVGVIPEGVDLLEIAPILCAGVTVYKGLKMTEAKTGDWVAISGIGGLGHVAVQYAKAMGFNIVAIDIDDSKLELAKSLGADVAINALKVDVKEEVMKATGEGCHGVLVTAVSPKAFAQAIAIIRRGGTMVLNGLPPGTFDLSIFDMVLEGITVRGSIVGTRLDLKEALDIAAHGKVKAHIHVEPLENINDIFDRMAHGKIDGRIVVDMRL, from the coding sequence ATGAAAACGACAATGAAAGCGGCGGTAGTCACTGAATTTAATCAGCCGCTGCAAATCCAAGAGGTGGAAATTCCGAAAATTGCGCCCGGTAAGGTATTAATGAAAATTATCGCCACGGGTGTTTGTCATACCGATTTGCATGCGGTACACGGTGATTGGCCGGTCAAACCGACTTTACCCTTTATTCCCGGGCATGAAGGCGTGGGTGAAGTGGTTGAAGTGGGTGCAGGTATTGAGCACTTAAAGGTGGGTGATATTGTGGGTGTTCCGTGGCTGTATTCTGCCTGTGGGCACTGTGATCATTGCTATGCTGGCTGGGAAACCTTATGTAAGCAACAGCAAAACTCAGGCTATTCAGTGAATGGTAGTTTTGCTGAATACTGTTTGGCCGATGGCAATTATGTGGGAGTGATTCCTGAAGGAGTCGACCTGCTGGAAATAGCCCCGATTCTATGTGCGGGGGTGACGGTTTATAAAGGCCTGAAAATGACCGAAGCCAAAACTGGGGACTGGGTGGCCATTTCCGGTATTGGCGGTTTGGGTCATGTCGCAGTTCAATATGCCAAAGCCATGGGTTTTAATATCGTAGCCATTGATATAGATGACAGCAAACTGGAACTGGCTAAAAGTTTAGGTGCAGATGTTGCCATTAATGCCCTGAAAGTGGATGTGAAAGAAGAAGTGATGAAAGCGACCGGAGAAGGTTGTCATGGTGTACTGGTCACTGCTGTATCACCAAAGGCATTTGCACAGGCGATTGCCATCATTCGTCGTGGTGGAACCATGGTATTAAATGGTTTGCCGCCAGGAACATTTGACTTGTCAATCTTTGATATGGTGCTTGAAGGTATTACCGTACGCGGTTCTATTGTGGGAACCCGGTTGGATTTAAAAGAAGCCCTGGACATTGCGGCACACGGTAAGGTCAAGGCCCATATTCATGTGGAACCTCTTGAAAATATCAATGATATTTTTGACCGGATGGCACATGGCAAAATTGATGGTCGTATTGTGGTGGATATGCGGCTTTAG
- a CDS encoding F0F1 ATP synthase subunit delta, with the protein MAELLTLARPYAKAAFAYASEQSATDSWSTVLEVLSAAVQDEAFSAYLNRPELTPAEQVALFAKILGEDQTAAVSNFLTLLAENDRLTLLPEIAAEYEQLKSQNNNTVDVVIESAFPLTSVQEQTLAQALEKKFEAAVNVSVEVKPELIAGVVIRAGDQVIDDSALNKLEKMRTRLLA; encoded by the coding sequence ATGGCTGAACTCTTGACGTTGGCACGCCCTTACGCTAAGGCAGCATTTGCTTATGCTTCTGAGCAGAGTGCAACTGACTCATGGTCAACTGTACTTGAAGTGCTCAGTGCTGCGGTGCAAGACGAAGCATTTTCAGCTTATCTAAATCGCCCTGAGCTTACACCTGCCGAGCAGGTGGCTCTTTTTGCTAAAATTTTAGGTGAAGATCAGACCGCAGCAGTGTCTAACTTTTTGACATTGCTTGCAGAAAATGACCGTCTGACTCTGCTTCCTGAAATTGCTGCAGAATATGAACAGCTCAAATCACAGAATAACAATACTGTGGATGTTGTAATTGAATCAGCATTCCCATTAACTTCTGTACAAGAACAAACGTTAGCGCAAGCGCTCGAGAAAAAATTCGAAGCTGCGGTAAATGTTTCTGTAGAAGTAAAACCAGAGCTTATTGCTGGTGTAGTTATTCGTGCAGGCGACCAAGTGATAGATGATTCTGCGCTTAACAAGCTTGAAAAAATGCGTACTCGTCTTCTGGCTTAA
- the znuC gene encoding zinc ABC transporter ATP-binding protein ZnuC, with the protein MSSDPLIQLSNIWVNIDERDILKAVDFSLQEREIVTLIGPNGAGKSTLIKVMLGIVKPQSGKVLSSRSLKFAYVPQKFNPSHSLPLRVKDLLALEKCPAKVKAEIIRDTGISKLENSKVQQLSGGERQRVLLARALLRQPDILVLDEPMQGLDIQSEAELYDYVRSLPEKYGCAILMVSHDLQWVMQGTTRVVCLNKHICCSGSPDTVQQHPEYQAIFGSNRVFYQHHHEHCAHGDSAIPCQQDPRPHIHPEPEA; encoded by the coding sequence ATGAGCTCCGATCCTCTGATCCAACTTTCGAATATTTGGGTCAATATTGATGAGCGCGACATTTTAAAAGCCGTAGACTTTTCTTTACAAGAGAGAGAAATTGTCACGCTGATTGGTCCGAATGGTGCAGGTAAATCTACCTTAATTAAAGTCATGCTCGGAATTGTAAAACCACAATCCGGTAAGGTACTGAGCAGCCGGAGCTTAAAATTTGCCTATGTACCACAAAAATTCAATCCATCGCACAGTCTGCCTTTACGTGTCAAAGATTTACTGGCTCTAGAAAAATGTCCAGCCAAAGTTAAAGCAGAAATTATTCGTGATACAGGCATCAGCAAGCTGGAAAATTCCAAGGTGCAGCAATTGTCAGGTGGGGAACGGCAACGTGTATTACTGGCACGCGCCCTGCTGCGCCAACCGGATATTCTGGTTTTAGATGAACCGATGCAAGGTTTGGACATTCAGTCTGAAGCAGAACTGTATGACTATGTACGCAGTCTGCCAGAAAAATATGGCTGTGCCATTTTGATGGTGTCGCATGACTTACAATGGGTGATGCAAGGGACCACGCGTGTCGTCTGTTTAAATAAACATATTTGCTGTAGCGGCTCTCCAGACACGGTACAGCAGCACCCTGAATACCAGGCCATTTTTGGTAGTAACCGGGTATTCTATCAACACCATCACGAGCACTGCGCGCATGGTGATTCGGCCATCCCCTGCCAACAGGACCCTCGTCCACATATTCACCCCGAGCCGGAAGCTTAA
- a CDS encoding transcriptional repressor has translation MGSCSHEHHNALHGVHDHSNVERRLAEAESICAATGARLTPLRKEVLELILKASGPMGAYDLLAQMKNASDRPAAPPTVYRTLDFLLEKGFIHRLTSINAYIPCCHPREGHQAAFLICTACKAVKEASAQDLLNQLDALAASDGFSSHHSIIEISGTCQQCQNKA, from the coding sequence ATGGGTTCATGTTCGCACGAGCACCACAACGCATTGCATGGCGTGCACGATCATTCAAATGTCGAGCGCCGTCTTGCAGAAGCGGAAAGTATTTGTGCAGCAACTGGAGCACGACTGACGCCGCTGCGCAAAGAAGTGCTGGAACTCATCCTGAAGGCGAGCGGCCCTATGGGCGCCTATGATCTACTGGCACAAATGAAAAATGCCAGTGACCGTCCTGCTGCACCGCCTACCGTCTATCGTACCCTCGACTTTCTATTAGAAAAAGGCTTTATTCATCGCCTGACTTCTATTAATGCCTATATTCCCTGCTGTCATCCGCGTGAAGGTCACCAGGCTGCCTTTTTAATTTGTACGGCGTGTAAGGCCGTCAAAGAAGCTTCTGCACAGGATCTGCTGAATCAGCTAGATGCTCTGGCCGCCTCTGATGGTTTTAGCTCACACCACAGTATTATCGAGATTTCAGGAACCTGTCAGCAGTGCCAGAACAAAGCATGA
- a CDS encoding ATP synthase subunit I, protein MSRTSRLIDRRLAKALVLLQACMIPVSALIGWVVKDSTAALSAALGAFVCWLATCYFSWQSFRTAGARASKQVLSNMYKGMMGKFAIVIVGFILILGNVKPLSAVALFCGFMLVQAMSWVAPFWVSRLQKRV, encoded by the coding sequence ATGAGCCGAACTAGTCGCTTGATTGACCGACGATTAGCGAAAGCTTTAGTCCTCTTACAAGCGTGTATGATCCCTGTTTCAGCCTTGATCGGCTGGGTCGTGAAAGACTCAACCGCAGCCTTGAGTGCCGCTTTAGGGGCGTTCGTCTGTTGGCTTGCGACCTGTTATTTTTCATGGCAATCGTTTCGGACAGCGGGAGCTCGTGCCTCTAAACAGGTTCTTTCGAACATGTATAAAGGTATGATGGGCAAGTTTGCAATCGTGATTGTTGGCTTCATTTTAATTTTAGGCAATGTTAAGCCGTTGTCAGCGGTGGCGTTGTTTTGTGGTTTTATGCTCGTTCAGGCCATGTCGTGGGTCGCTCCGTTTTGGGTGTCACGTCTACAAAAACGAGTTTAA
- a CDS encoding F0F1 ATP synthase subunit B: MNINLTLFGQAIAFAIFVAFCMKFVWPPLINAISERQRKIADGLNAAEKAKADLADAQAQVKAELDAAKAQAAQLIEQANRRAAQLVEEARTQASAEGERIRQQAKEAVDTEINSAREELRQQVAALAVTGAEKILSQQVDAEAHNAMLTQLAAKL; this comes from the coding sequence ATGAATATCAACCTCACATTGTTTGGCCAAGCGATTGCGTTTGCGATTTTTGTCGCATTCTGCATGAAATTCGTTTGGCCACCACTAATCAATGCGATTAGTGAACGTCAGCGTAAAATTGCTGATGGCTTAAATGCTGCTGAAAAAGCGAAAGCTGACCTTGCAGACGCGCAAGCACAAGTGAAAGCTGAGTTAGATGCAGCAAAGGCACAAGCGGCTCAATTGATCGAACAAGCGAACCGTCGTGCAGCGCAATTGGTAGAAGAAGCTCGTACCCAAGCATCTGCGGAAGGTGAGCGTATTCGTCAACAAGCAAAAGAAGCTGTTGATACAGAAATCAATTCTGCTCGCGAAGAATTACGTCAACAAGTTGCTGCTCTTGCAGTGACGGGTGCAGAGAAAATTCTGAGCCAACAAGTTGATGCAGAAGCTCACAATGCCATGCTGACTCAGCTGGCTGCTAAACTTTAA
- a CDS encoding F0F1 ATP synthase subunit epsilon — protein sequence MATMQCDVVSVQESLYSGTVTMLIAKGAGGELGIMPGHAPLVTLLQPGAIRVILENGTEELIYVSGGILEVQPHVVTVLADTAVRAENLDEAAIIEARKHAEQLLANQKSDLDAAAALAALAETAAQLETIRKIKNRAM from the coding sequence ATGGCGACTATGCAATGTGATGTTGTAAGTGTTCAGGAGTCTTTGTACTCAGGCACTGTGACGATGCTAATTGCAAAAGGTGCTGGTGGTGAGCTGGGTATTATGCCTGGTCATGCACCGCTAGTAACTTTGCTCCAACCTGGCGCGATCCGCGTTATTTTGGAAAATGGTACAGAAGAGTTGATCTATGTATCTGGTGGTATTCTAGAAGTTCAACCGCATGTTGTTACGGTTCTTGCTGATACAGCAGTCCGTGCAGAAAACTTGGATGAAGCGGCAATTATTGAAGCGCGTAAACACGCTGAACAATTGCTGGCCAATCAAAAGAGCGATTTGGATGCTGCTGCTGCTTTGGCTGCTCTTGCAGAAACTGCTGCTCAGCTGGAAACGATCCGCAAAATCAAAAACCGCGCAATGTAA
- a CDS encoding metal ABC transporter solute-binding protein, Zn/Mn family → MFRFLALCSLALFSTFSWSQSLVVSTQPIYLIAKKITQGAEQPTLLLANQSGHDVSLTPAHRKTIQDAGLVIWLGQAHEAPLSKVLDNKKSIALLESGILSILPMRNPKGAALKETVDTHVWLDPNNAVRIGFFIAALRSQQLPQYREIYWNNARDFAQNMLATAQRYHSVSKARPYWAYHDAYQYLERPLNLKFMGAMTDDPHVAPTMAQIKFLHDHRPQPKMCLLAEAHAGKSQYRKLQPIVFQTVDESMNGVGDFIQGWQKLAGQTQNCVLSAR, encoded by the coding sequence ATGTTCCGTTTCCTTGCCCTGTGTAGTCTGGCTTTATTCAGCACATTCAGCTGGTCACAAAGTCTGGTGGTTTCGACGCAGCCCATTTATCTGATTGCCAAGAAAATTACCCAGGGGGCGGAGCAGCCAACCTTATTACTGGCCAATCAAAGTGGTCATGATGTCAGTCTGACTCCGGCACACCGTAAAACCATTCAAGATGCCGGACTGGTGATCTGGCTGGGACAGGCCCATGAAGCGCCGCTGTCCAAAGTGCTGGACAATAAAAAAAGTATCGCTCTTTTGGAATCAGGGATCCTGAGTATCTTGCCGATGCGTAATCCTAAAGGTGCTGCCTTAAAGGAGACGGTCGATACCCATGTCTGGCTGGATCCGAATAATGCAGTCCGTATCGGTTTCTTTATTGCGGCCTTGCGTTCCCAGCAATTACCGCAATATCGTGAAATTTACTGGAACAATGCACGTGACTTTGCGCAAAACATGTTGGCCACAGCCCAGCGTTACCACTCTGTCAGCAAAGCCCGTCCTTATTGGGCCTATCACGATGCCTATCAGTATCTGGAACGTCCGCTGAACCTCAAGTTCATGGGCGCCATGACCGATGATCCGCATGTGGCACCGACCATGGCACAGATCAAGTTCCTGCATGATCACCGTCCACAACCCAAAATGTGCCTGCTGGCCGAAGCACATGCCGGAAAAAGTCAGTACCGTAAACTCCAGCCAATTGTCTTTCAGACGGTGGATGAAAGCATGAATGGGGTAGGGGACTTTATACAGGGCTGGCAGAAATTGGCTGGACAAACCCAGAACTGCGTGTTAAGTGCGCGCTAA
- the atpA gene encoding F0F1 ATP synthase subunit alpha codes for MQQLNPSEISALIKQRIGDLDTSATAKNEGTIVMVSDGIVRIHGLADAMYGEMIEFDGGLYGMALNLEQDSVGVVVLGNYLSLQEGQKARCTGRVLEVPVGPELLGRVVDALGNPIDGKGPIDAKLTDAVEKVAPGVIWRQSVDQPVQTGYKSVDTMIPIGRGQRELIIGDRQTGKTAMAIDAIIAQKNSGIKCIYVAIGQKQSTIANVVRKLEETGAMAYTTVVAAAAADPAAMLYLAPYSGCTMGEYFRDRGEDALIIYDDLSKQAVAYRQISLLLRRPPGREAYPGDVFYLHSRLLERASRVSADYVEKFTNGEVKGQTGSLTALPIIETQAGDVSAFVPTNVISITDGQIFLETSLFNSGIRPAVNAGISVSRVGGSAQTKIIKKLSGGIRTALAQYRELAAFAQFASDLDEATRKQLEHGQRVTELMKQKQYAPYSIADQAVSIYASNEGYMADVEVKKIVDFDAALISYFRSEHAALMQKIDDTGDYNKDIEAAIKAGIESFKATQTY; via the coding sequence ATGCAACAACTGAATCCATCCGAGATCAGTGCGCTCATTAAACAGCGTATCGGCGATCTGGACACCAGCGCGACCGCTAAGAACGAAGGAACCATTGTTATGGTTTCCGACGGTATTGTGCGTATTCACGGCCTTGCTGATGCAATGTACGGTGAAATGATCGAATTCGACGGCGGCTTATACGGTATGGCACTGAACCTAGAACAGGATTCAGTGGGCGTCGTTGTTTTAGGTAACTACTTAAGCCTTCAAGAAGGCCAAAAAGCGCGTTGTACAGGTCGCGTATTAGAAGTTCCGGTTGGTCCTGAACTTCTAGGCCGTGTTGTCGATGCTTTGGGTAACCCGATTGATGGTAAAGGCCCGATCGATGCGAAATTAACTGATGCAGTAGAAAAAGTTGCACCAGGCGTAATTTGGCGTCAATCAGTGGATCAGCCTGTACAAACTGGTTATAAATCAGTAGATACAATGATTCCAATCGGCCGTGGTCAGCGTGAGTTGATCATTGGTGACCGTCAGACTGGTAAAACAGCTATGGCGATCGATGCGATCATCGCTCAGAAAAACTCTGGCATTAAATGTATCTATGTAGCAATCGGTCAGAAACAATCGACGATTGCCAACGTAGTACGCAAGCTGGAAGAAACTGGCGCGATGGCGTATACCACTGTTGTAGCAGCTGCTGCAGCTGATCCAGCAGCAATGCTGTATCTGGCTCCGTACTCTGGCTGTACAATGGGTGAATACTTCCGTGACCGCGGTGAAGATGCACTGATCATCTATGATGACTTGTCTAAGCAAGCAGTGGCTTACCGTCAAATCTCATTGCTTCTTCGTCGTCCGCCAGGTCGTGAAGCATATCCAGGTGACGTGTTCTATCTACACTCGCGTCTACTTGAACGTGCTTCTCGTGTATCTGCTGACTATGTTGAGAAATTCACTAATGGTGAAGTTAAAGGCCAGACTGGTTCTCTAACTGCATTGCCAATTATTGAAACTCAAGCAGGTGACGTATCTGCATTCGTACCGACAAACGTAATTTCGATTACTGATGGTCAGATCTTCCTTGAAACATCTCTGTTCAACTCAGGTATCCGTCCTGCTGTGAACGCGGGTATCTCTGTATCTCGTGTAGGTGGTTCAGCGCAAACTAAGATCATCAAGAAATTGTCTGGTGGTATCCGTACCGCTTTAGCACAATACCGTGAATTGGCAGCGTTTGCTCAGTTCGCTTCTGACCTTGACGAAGCAACTCGTAAGCAACTTGAACATGGTCAACGTGTAACTGAGTTAATGAAGCAAAAACAATATGCTCCATACTCAATTGCTGACCAGGCTGTTTCAATTTATGCCTCTAACGAAGGCTACATGGCTGATGTTGAAGTGAAGAAAATCGTAGACTTTGATGCTGCGTTAATTTCTTACTTCCGTTCAGAGCATGCTGCGTTAATGCAAAAAATCGATGACACTGGTGATTATAACAAAGACATCGAAGCTGCAATCAAAGCAGGTATTGAAAGCTTTAAAGCGACTCAAACTTACTAA